A single window of Loxodonta africana isolate mLoxAfr1 chromosome 26, mLoxAfr1.hap2, whole genome shotgun sequence DNA harbors:
- the FBXO11 gene encoding F-box only protein 11 has protein sequence MVAEESGPGAQNSPYQLRRKTLLPKRTACPTKSSMEGASTSTTENFGHRAKRARVSGKSQDLSAAPAEQYLQEKLPDEVVLKIFSYLLEQDLCRAACVCKRFSELANDPILWKRLYMEVFEYTRPMMHPEPGKFYQINPEEYEQPNPWKESFQQLYKGAHVKPGFAEHFYSNPARYKGRENMLYYDTIEDALGGVQEAHFDGLIFVHSGIYTDEWIYIESPITMIGAAPGKVADKVIIENTRDSTFVFMEGSEDAYVGYMTIRFNPDDKSAQHHNAHHCLEITVNCSPIIDHCIIRSTCTVGSAVCVSGQGACPTIKHCNISDCENVGLYITDHAQGIYEDNEISNNALAGIWVKNHGNPIIRRNHIHHGRDVGVFTFDHGMGYFESCNIHRNRIAGFEVKAYANPTVVRCEIHHGQTGGIYVHEKGRGQFIENKIYANNFAGVWITSNSDPTIRGNSIFNGNQGGVYIFGDGRGLIEGNDIYGNALAGIQIRTNSCPIVRHNKIHDGQHGGIYVHEKGQGVIEENEVYSNTLAGVWVTTGSTPVLRRNRIHSGKQVGVYFYDNGHGVLEDNDIYNHMYSGVQIRTGSNPKIRRNKIWGGQNGGILVYNSGLGCIEDNEIFDNAMAGVWIKTDSNPTLRRNKIHDGRDGGICIFNGGRGLLEENDIFRNAQAGVLISTNSHPVLRKNRIFDGFAAGIEITNHATATLEGNQIFNNRFGGLFLASGVNVTMKDNKIMNNQDAIEKAVSRGQCLYKISSYTSYPMHDFYRCHTCNTTDRNAICVNCIKKCHQGHDVEFIRHDRFFCDCGAGTLSNPCTLAGEPTHDTDTLYDSAPPIESNTLQHN, from the exons ATGGTTGCAGAAGAATCAGGTCCTGGCGCACAAAACAGTCCGTACCAACTTCGTAGGAAAACTCTTCTGCCGAAAAGAACAGCGTGTCCTACAAAGAGCAGCATGGAG GGGGCCTCAACTTCTACCACGGAAAACTTCGGCCATCGTGCAAAACGTGCAAGGGTATCTGGAAAATCACAAGATCTGTCAG CAGCACCTGCTGAACAGTATCTTCAGGAGAAACTGCCAGATGAAGTGGTTCTAAAAATCTTCTCTTATTTGCTGGAACAAGATCTTTGTAGAGCAGCTTGTGTGTGTAAACGCTTCAGTGAGCTTGCTAATGATCCAATTTTGTG GAAACGATTATACATGGAAGTATTTGAGTATACCCGCCCTATGATGCACCCGGAACCTGGTAAATTCTATCAGATTAATCCAGAAGAGTATGAACAGCCAAACCCTTGGAAAGAGAGTTTCCAGCAGTTG TATAAAGGTGCACACGTAAAACCAGGATTTGCTGAACATTTCTACAGTAACCCTGCAAGATataaaggaagagaaaatatGTTG TATTATGATACCATTGAAGATGCCCTTGGTGGGGTTCAAGAGGCTCATTTTGACGGGCTCATCTTTGTTCATTCTGGAATATATACTGATGAATGGATATATATTGAATCTCCAATCACCATGATTGGTGCAG CACCTGGAAAAGTAGCAGACAAAGTTATAATTGAAAACACTAGAGATTCAACTTTCGTTTTTATGGAAGGTTCTGAGGATGCTTATGTTGGCTATATGACAATAAGG TTCAACCCTGATGACAAATCTGCCCAGCACCACAATGCACACCACTGTTTAGAGATTACAGTCAACTGTAGCCCTATTATTGATCACTGTATCATCCGAAGTACATGTACAG TTGGTTCTGCCGTATGTGTCAGTGGTCAAGGAGCATGTCCCACCATCAAACACTGTAACATCAGCGACTGTGAAAATGTTGGACTTTATATAACAGATCATGCACAg GGAATATATGAGGATAATGAAATTTCCAATAATGCTTTAGCTGGGATTTGGGTTAAAAATCATGGAAACCCAATTATTAGACGGAATCACATTCATCATGGACGTGATGTTGGTGTGTTCACATTTGACCATGGCATG GGTTACTTTGAAAGTTGCAACATACACAGAAACAGGATAGCAGGCTTTGAAGTGAAAGCCTACGCTAACCCCACAGTGGTTCGATGTGAAATTCACCATGGGCAGACTGGAGGAATATATGTCCATGAAAAAGGAAGGGGACAGTTCATAGAGAATAAAATCTATGCAAACAACTTTGCAGGTGTATGGATTACCTCAAATAGTGACCCAACAATAAG GGGGAATTCTATATTTAATGGAAATCAAGGGGGCGTTTATATCTTTGGTGATGGACGAGGCCTTATCGAAGGAAATGACATTTATG gcaATGCATTAGCTGGAATTCAAATTAGGACAAACAGTTGTCCAATTGTTCGGCATAACAAAATTCATGACGGCCAGCATGGTGGGATTTATGTG CATGAGAAAGGACAAGGAGTAATAGAAGAGAATGAAGTGTATAGTAATACTCTGGCTGGAGTCTGGGTGACAACCGGCAGCACTCCAGTACTGAGGAGAAACAGGATACACAGTGGCAAGCAG gttgGTGTCTATTTTTATGACAATGGACATGGCGTGCTAGAGGACAATGATATATATAATCATATGTATTCAGGGGTTCAGATAAG GACGGGAAGCAACCCCAAAATTAGACGCAACAAAATCTGGGGAGGACAGAATGGTGGAATTCTAGTTTATAATTCTG gTCTAGGCTGTATAGAAGACAATGAAATATTTGACAATGCAATGGCTGGAGTCTGGATTAAAACAGATAGTAATCCTACactaagaagaaataaaatccaTGATGGAAGAGATGGTGGCATCTGTATATTTAATGGGGGTCGAG GTCTCCTTGAAGAAAATGATATTTTCAGGAATGCTCAAGCAGGTGTTCTCATCAGCACTAATAGTCATCCAGTCTTAAGGAAAAACAGAATATTTGATGGATTTGCTGCag GTATTGAAATCACAAACCATGCAACTGCAACACTAGAAGGCAATCAGATTTTTAACAACCGGTTTGGAGGCTTATTTTTAGCATCTGGTGTTAATGTGACAATGAAAG ATAACAAAATAATGAACAATCAAGACGCCATAGAAAAGGCTGTTAGTAGAGGCCAGTGTTTATATAAAATATCAAGTTATACCAGCTATCCCATGCATGATTTCTACAG ATGTCACACTTGTAACACCACAGACCGAAACGCCATATGTGTGAACTGCATTAAGAAGTGCCATCAGGGACACGACGTAGAATTCATTAGACACGATAG gtttttctgtgacTGTGGCGCTGGAACACTGTCTAATCCTTGTACATTAGCTGGTGAGCCTACACATGATACAGACACACTATATGACTCTGCTCCACCTATAGAATCTAATACATTGCAGCACAACTGA
- the MSH6 gene encoding DNA mismatch repair protein Msh6 isoform X2, with product MATRPQAGPQAEAAPPPGPLLLPAGMRPGARPGRGPWRALGRRPSRRSSTEGCGGRRRPRSCDFSPGDLVWAKMEGYPWWPCLVYNHPFDGTFIREKGKSVRIHVQFFDDSPTRGWVSKRLLKPYTGSKAKEAQKGGHFYSAKPEILRAMQSADEALNKDKIKRLELAVCDEPSEPEEDEEMEVDATNTSDKHEENNEIDSEEEVQPKTQGSRRSSRQIKKRRVISDSESDAGGSDVEFKPDAKEEGSSDEISSGVGDSESEGLYSPVKVAPKRKKTMTGNGSLKRKNSRKEMPSATKRATGILSETKSTLNAFSAPQNSESQSHVSGGGDDSSRPTVWYHETLEWLKEEKRRDERRRRPDHPDFDASTLFVPEDFLNSCTPGMRKWWQIKSQNFDLVIFYKVGKFYELYHMDALIGVNELGLVFMKGNWAHSGFPEIAFGRYSDSLVQKGYKVARVEQTETPEMMEARCRKMAHISKHDRVVRREICRIITKGTQTYSVLEGDPSENYSKYLLSLKEKEEDSSGHTRVYGVCFVDTSLGKFYVGQFSDDRHCSRFRTLVAHYPPVQVLFEKGNLSAETRMILKSSLSSSLQEGLMPGSQFWDAAKTLRILLEDGYFTEKLNEGSGVMLPQVLKGMTSESDSIGLTPGEKSELALSALGGCIFYLKKCLIDQELLSMANFEEYTPLDSDMVSAAKPGAIFVKANQRMVLDAVTLNNLEIFLNGTNGSTEGTLLERIDTCHTPFGKRLLKQWLCAPLCSPFPINDRLDAIEDLMVVPDKISEVVDLLKKLPDLERLLSKIHNVGSPLKSQNHPDSRAIMYEETTYSKKKIIDFLSALEGFKVMCKIIEVMEEVVDDFNSKLLKQVITLQTKNPEGRFPDLTTELKRWDTAFDHEKARKTGLITPKAGFDSDYDQALADIRENEQSLLEYLEKQRSRIGCRTIVYWGIGRNRYQLEIPESFTIRNLPEEYELKSTKKGCKRYWTKTIEKKLANLINAEERRDVSLKDCMRRLFYNFDKNYKDWQSAVECIAVLDVLLCLANYSRGGDGPMCRPVILLPEDDNPPFLELKGSRHPCITKTFFGDDFIPNDILIGCEEEEGNGKAYCVLVTGPNMGGKSTLMRQAGLLAVMAQMGCYVPAEVCRLTPIDRVFTRLGASDRIMSGESTFFVELSETASILTHATAHSLVLVDELGRGTATFDGTAIADAVVQELAENIKCRTLFSTHYHSLVENYSQNVAVRLGHMACMVENECEDPSQETITFLYKFIKGACPKSYGFNAARLANLPEEVIQKGHRKAREFEKMTKSLRLFREVCLASERSTVEVEAVHKLLTLIKEL from the exons tTCTTGTGACTTCTCACCAGGTGATTTGGTTTGGGCCAAGATGGAGGGTTACCCTTGGTGGCCTTGCTTGGTTTACAACCACCCCTTTGATGGAACATTCATCCGTGAGAAAGGGAAATCTGTCCGCATTCATGTGCAGTTTTTTGATGACAGCCCTACAAGGGGCTGGGTTAGCAAAAGGCTGTTAAAGCCATATACAG gttCAAAAGCAAAGGAAGCCCAGAAGGGAGGTCATTTTTACAGTGCAAAGCCTGAAATACTCAGAGCAATGCAAAGTGCAGATGAAGCCTTAAATAAAGACAAGATTAAGAGGCTTGAATTGGCAGTGTGTGATGAGCCCTCAGAGCCAGAAGAGGACGAGGAGATGGAG GTAGATGCAACCAATACATCAGATAAgcatgaagaaaataatgaaattgaCAGCGAAGAGGAAGTACAGCCTAAGACACAAGGATCCAGGCGTAGTAGCCGCCAGATAAAAAAACGCAGAGTCATATCAGACTCTGAGAGTGACGCTGGTGGTTCTGATGTGGAGTTCAAACCAGATGCTAAGGAGGAAGGAAGCAGCGATGAAATAAGCAGTGGAGTGGGGGACAGTGAGAGTGAAGGCCTATACAGTCCCGTCAAAGTTGCTCCAAAGCGGAAGAAGACAATGACTGGAAACGGCTCTCtcaaaaggaaaaattcaaggaAGGAAATGCCCTCAGCCACTAAAAGAGCAACTGGCATTTTGTCAGAAACGAAGAGTACTCTGAATGCCTTCTCTGCCCCTCAAAATTCTGAATCCCAATCCCACGTTAGTGGAGGAGGTGACGACAGCAGTCGTCCCACTGTCTGGTATCATGAGACTTTAGAGTGGCTTaaggaggagaagagaagagatGAACGCAGGAGGCGGCCCGATCACCCTGATTTTGATGCATCCACACTCTTTGTGCCTGAGGATTTCCTTAATTCCTGTACTCCTGGGATGAGGAAGTGGTGGCAAATTAAGTCTCAGAATTTTGATCTTGTCATCTTTTATAAGGTGGGGAAATTTTATGAGTTGTATCACATGGATGCTCTCATTGGAGTCAATGAACTGGGACTGGTATTCATGAAAGGCAACTGGGCCCATTCTGGTTTCCCTGAAATTGCATTTGGCCGATACTCAGATTCCCTGGTGCAGAAGGGTTACAAGGTAGCGCGAGTGGAACAAACTGAGACCCCGGAAATGATGGAGGCACGATGCCGGAAGATGGCACACATATCTAAGCATGATAGAGTGGTGAGGAGGGAGATCTGTAGGATCATAACCAAGGGTACACAGACCTACAGTGTGCTGGAAGGTGACCCCTCTGAGAACTACAGCAAGTATCTTCTTAGcctcaaggaaaaagaggaagattcttctGGCCACACCCGTGTGTATGGTGTGTGCTTTGTTGATACCTCGCTGGGAAAGTTTTACGTAGGTCAGTTTTCAGATGATCGCCATTGTTCCAGGTTTAGGACTCTAGTGGCACACTACCCTCCGGTCCAAGTCTTGTTTGAGAAAGGAAATCTCTCAGCGGAAACTAGGATGATTCTGAAGAGTTCGTTATCGTCTTCTCTTCAGGAAGGCCTGATGCCAGGCTCCCAGTTTTGGGATGCAGCCAAAACTTTGAGAATTCTCCTTGAAGATGGATACTTTACAGAAAAGCTAAATGAGGGCAGTGGGGTGATGTTACCCCAGGTGCTTAAAGGTATGACCTCAGAGTCTGATTCCATTGGGTTGACACCAGGAGAGAAGAGTGAACTGGCCCTATCTGCTCTGGGTGGTTGCATTTTCTACCTCAAAAAATGCCTTATCGACCAGGAACTTTTATCAATGGCTAATTTTGAGGAATATACTCCTTTGGATTCTGACATGGTCAGTGCCGCAAAGCCTGGTgctatctttgttaaagccaatcaACGAATGGTGCTAGATGCAGTGACGTTAAATAACTTGGAGATTTTTCTGAATGGGACAAATGGTTCTACTGAAGGGACCCTGCTAGAGAGAATTGACACCTGCCATACTCCTTTTGGTAAGCGGCTCCTAAAGCAGTGGCTTTGTGCCCCACTCTGTAGCCCTTTCCCTATCAATGATCGACTAGATGCCATAGAAGACCTCATGGTTGTGCCTGACAAAATCTCTGAGGTTGTAGACCTTTTAAAGAAGCTTCCAGACCTTGAGAGGCTGCTGAGCAAAATACATAATGTTGGGTCTCCTCTGAAGAGCCAGAACCACCCAGACAGCAGGGCTATAATGTATGAAGAGACTACATACAGCAAAAAAAAGAtcattgattttctttctgctctGGAAGGATTCAAAGTAATGTGTAAAATTATAGAGGTAATGGAAGAAGTTGTTGATGACTTTAATTCTAAACTCCTTAAACAGGTCATTACCCTCCAGACAAAAAATCCTGAAGGCAGATTTCCTGATTTGACTACAGAATTGAAACGATGGGATACAGCCTTTGACCATGAAAAGGCTCGTAAGACTGGACTTATCACTCCAAAAGCAGGATTTGACTCAGATTATGACCAAGCTCTTGCCGACATaagagaaaatgaacagagcctcctGGAGTATTTAGAGAAACAGCGCAGTCGGATTGGCTGCAGGACCATAGTCTACTGGGGGATTGGCAGGAACCGTTATCAGCTGGAGATTCCAGAGAGTTTCACCATCCGGAACTTGCCAGAAgaatatgagttgaaatctaccaaGAAGGGCTGTAAACGATACTGGACCAAAACAATCGAGAAGAAGTTGGCTAATCTGATAAACGCTGAAGAACGGAGAGACGTGTCATTGAAGGACTGCATGCGGCGGCTATTCTATAACTTTGATAAAAATTacaaggactggcaatctgctgtAGAGTGTATTGCAGTATTGG ACGTCTTGTTGTGTCTGGCTAACTATAGTCGAGGAGGTGATGGCCCTATGTGTCGTCCAGTAATCCTGTTGCCAGAAGATGACAATCCCCCCTTCTTAGAGCTTAAAGGATCACGCCACCCCTGCATTACGAAGACCTTTTTTGGAGATGACTTTATTCCTAATGATATCCTAATAGGCTgtgaggaagaggagggaaaTGGCAAAGCTTATTGTGTGCTTGTTACTGGACCAAATATGGGGGGCAAATCTACACTCATGAGGCAG GCTGGCCTGTTAGCTGTAATGGCCCAGATGGGTTGCTATGTACCTGCTGAAGTGTGCAGGCTCACACCGATTGATAGAGTGTTTACTAGACTTGGTGCCTCAGACAGAATAATGTCAG gtgaaagTACATTTTTTGTTGAGCTGAGTGAGACTGCCAGCATCCTGACACACGCGACCGCACATTCTCTGGTGCTTGTGGATGAACTAG GAAGAGGTACTGCAACATTTGATGGGACAGCAATAGCAGATGCAGTTGTTCAGGAACTCGCTGAGAACATAAAATGCCGTACACTGTTTTCTACTCACTACCACTCCTTAGTAGAAAATTATTCTCAAAATGTTGCCGTGCGCCTAGGACACATG gcatgCATGGTAGAAAACGAATGTGAAGACCCCAGCCAGGAGACTATTACCTTCCTCTATAAATTCATTAAGGGAGCCTGTCCTAAAAGCTACGGCTTTAATGCAGCCAGGCTTGCTAATCTCCCGGAGGAGGTCATCCAAAAGGGACACAGGAAAGCAAGAGAGTTTGAGAAGATGACCAAGTCACTGCGGTTATTTCG GGAAGTTTGCCTGGCTAGTGAAAGGTCAACTGTAGAGGTTGAAGCTGTCCATAAGTTGTTGACTTTGATTAAGGAATTATAG
- the MSH6 gene encoding DNA mismatch repair protein Msh6 isoform X1, protein MSRQSTLYTFFPKSPSLNNGNKAPGRTSGGGSTATRASPSASGDAAWSEAGPGPLAGSGSPPEPKKLNGGLRRPAAPAVPASSSCDFSPGDLVWAKMEGYPWWPCLVYNHPFDGTFIREKGKSVRIHVQFFDDSPTRGWVSKRLLKPYTGSKAKEAQKGGHFYSAKPEILRAMQSADEALNKDKIKRLELAVCDEPSEPEEDEEMEVDATNTSDKHEENNEIDSEEEVQPKTQGSRRSSRQIKKRRVISDSESDAGGSDVEFKPDAKEEGSSDEISSGVGDSESEGLYSPVKVAPKRKKTMTGNGSLKRKNSRKEMPSATKRATGILSETKSTLNAFSAPQNSESQSHVSGGGDDSSRPTVWYHETLEWLKEEKRRDERRRRPDHPDFDASTLFVPEDFLNSCTPGMRKWWQIKSQNFDLVIFYKVGKFYELYHMDALIGVNELGLVFMKGNWAHSGFPEIAFGRYSDSLVQKGYKVARVEQTETPEMMEARCRKMAHISKHDRVVRREICRIITKGTQTYSVLEGDPSENYSKYLLSLKEKEEDSSGHTRVYGVCFVDTSLGKFYVGQFSDDRHCSRFRTLVAHYPPVQVLFEKGNLSAETRMILKSSLSSSLQEGLMPGSQFWDAAKTLRILLEDGYFTEKLNEGSGVMLPQVLKGMTSESDSIGLTPGEKSELALSALGGCIFYLKKCLIDQELLSMANFEEYTPLDSDMVSAAKPGAIFVKANQRMVLDAVTLNNLEIFLNGTNGSTEGTLLERIDTCHTPFGKRLLKQWLCAPLCSPFPINDRLDAIEDLMVVPDKISEVVDLLKKLPDLERLLSKIHNVGSPLKSQNHPDSRAIMYEETTYSKKKIIDFLSALEGFKVMCKIIEVMEEVVDDFNSKLLKQVITLQTKNPEGRFPDLTTELKRWDTAFDHEKARKTGLITPKAGFDSDYDQALADIRENEQSLLEYLEKQRSRIGCRTIVYWGIGRNRYQLEIPESFTIRNLPEEYELKSTKKGCKRYWTKTIEKKLANLINAEERRDVSLKDCMRRLFYNFDKNYKDWQSAVECIAVLDVLLCLANYSRGGDGPMCRPVILLPEDDNPPFLELKGSRHPCITKTFFGDDFIPNDILIGCEEEEGNGKAYCVLVTGPNMGGKSTLMRQAGLLAVMAQMGCYVPAEVCRLTPIDRVFTRLGASDRIMSGESTFFVELSETASILTHATAHSLVLVDELGRGTATFDGTAIADAVVQELAENIKCRTLFSTHYHSLVENYSQNVAVRLGHMACMVENECEDPSQETITFLYKFIKGACPKSYGFNAARLANLPEEVIQKGHRKAREFEKMTKSLRLFREVCLASERSTVEVEAVHKLLTLIKEL, encoded by the exons cagtTCTTGTGACTTCTCACCAGGTGATTTGGTTTGGGCCAAGATGGAGGGTTACCCTTGGTGGCCTTGCTTGGTTTACAACCACCCCTTTGATGGAACATTCATCCGTGAGAAAGGGAAATCTGTCCGCATTCATGTGCAGTTTTTTGATGACAGCCCTACAAGGGGCTGGGTTAGCAAAAGGCTGTTAAAGCCATATACAG gttCAAAAGCAAAGGAAGCCCAGAAGGGAGGTCATTTTTACAGTGCAAAGCCTGAAATACTCAGAGCAATGCAAAGTGCAGATGAAGCCTTAAATAAAGACAAGATTAAGAGGCTTGAATTGGCAGTGTGTGATGAGCCCTCAGAGCCAGAAGAGGACGAGGAGATGGAG GTAGATGCAACCAATACATCAGATAAgcatgaagaaaataatgaaattgaCAGCGAAGAGGAAGTACAGCCTAAGACACAAGGATCCAGGCGTAGTAGCCGCCAGATAAAAAAACGCAGAGTCATATCAGACTCTGAGAGTGACGCTGGTGGTTCTGATGTGGAGTTCAAACCAGATGCTAAGGAGGAAGGAAGCAGCGATGAAATAAGCAGTGGAGTGGGGGACAGTGAGAGTGAAGGCCTATACAGTCCCGTCAAAGTTGCTCCAAAGCGGAAGAAGACAATGACTGGAAACGGCTCTCtcaaaaggaaaaattcaaggaAGGAAATGCCCTCAGCCACTAAAAGAGCAACTGGCATTTTGTCAGAAACGAAGAGTACTCTGAATGCCTTCTCTGCCCCTCAAAATTCTGAATCCCAATCCCACGTTAGTGGAGGAGGTGACGACAGCAGTCGTCCCACTGTCTGGTATCATGAGACTTTAGAGTGGCTTaaggaggagaagagaagagatGAACGCAGGAGGCGGCCCGATCACCCTGATTTTGATGCATCCACACTCTTTGTGCCTGAGGATTTCCTTAATTCCTGTACTCCTGGGATGAGGAAGTGGTGGCAAATTAAGTCTCAGAATTTTGATCTTGTCATCTTTTATAAGGTGGGGAAATTTTATGAGTTGTATCACATGGATGCTCTCATTGGAGTCAATGAACTGGGACTGGTATTCATGAAAGGCAACTGGGCCCATTCTGGTTTCCCTGAAATTGCATTTGGCCGATACTCAGATTCCCTGGTGCAGAAGGGTTACAAGGTAGCGCGAGTGGAACAAACTGAGACCCCGGAAATGATGGAGGCACGATGCCGGAAGATGGCACACATATCTAAGCATGATAGAGTGGTGAGGAGGGAGATCTGTAGGATCATAACCAAGGGTACACAGACCTACAGTGTGCTGGAAGGTGACCCCTCTGAGAACTACAGCAAGTATCTTCTTAGcctcaaggaaaaagaggaagattcttctGGCCACACCCGTGTGTATGGTGTGTGCTTTGTTGATACCTCGCTGGGAAAGTTTTACGTAGGTCAGTTTTCAGATGATCGCCATTGTTCCAGGTTTAGGACTCTAGTGGCACACTACCCTCCGGTCCAAGTCTTGTTTGAGAAAGGAAATCTCTCAGCGGAAACTAGGATGATTCTGAAGAGTTCGTTATCGTCTTCTCTTCAGGAAGGCCTGATGCCAGGCTCCCAGTTTTGGGATGCAGCCAAAACTTTGAGAATTCTCCTTGAAGATGGATACTTTACAGAAAAGCTAAATGAGGGCAGTGGGGTGATGTTACCCCAGGTGCTTAAAGGTATGACCTCAGAGTCTGATTCCATTGGGTTGACACCAGGAGAGAAGAGTGAACTGGCCCTATCTGCTCTGGGTGGTTGCATTTTCTACCTCAAAAAATGCCTTATCGACCAGGAACTTTTATCAATGGCTAATTTTGAGGAATATACTCCTTTGGATTCTGACATGGTCAGTGCCGCAAAGCCTGGTgctatctttgttaaagccaatcaACGAATGGTGCTAGATGCAGTGACGTTAAATAACTTGGAGATTTTTCTGAATGGGACAAATGGTTCTACTGAAGGGACCCTGCTAGAGAGAATTGACACCTGCCATACTCCTTTTGGTAAGCGGCTCCTAAAGCAGTGGCTTTGTGCCCCACTCTGTAGCCCTTTCCCTATCAATGATCGACTAGATGCCATAGAAGACCTCATGGTTGTGCCTGACAAAATCTCTGAGGTTGTAGACCTTTTAAAGAAGCTTCCAGACCTTGAGAGGCTGCTGAGCAAAATACATAATGTTGGGTCTCCTCTGAAGAGCCAGAACCACCCAGACAGCAGGGCTATAATGTATGAAGAGACTACATACAGCAAAAAAAAGAtcattgattttctttctgctctGGAAGGATTCAAAGTAATGTGTAAAATTATAGAGGTAATGGAAGAAGTTGTTGATGACTTTAATTCTAAACTCCTTAAACAGGTCATTACCCTCCAGACAAAAAATCCTGAAGGCAGATTTCCTGATTTGACTACAGAATTGAAACGATGGGATACAGCCTTTGACCATGAAAAGGCTCGTAAGACTGGACTTATCACTCCAAAAGCAGGATTTGACTCAGATTATGACCAAGCTCTTGCCGACATaagagaaaatgaacagagcctcctGGAGTATTTAGAGAAACAGCGCAGTCGGATTGGCTGCAGGACCATAGTCTACTGGGGGATTGGCAGGAACCGTTATCAGCTGGAGATTCCAGAGAGTTTCACCATCCGGAACTTGCCAGAAgaatatgagttgaaatctaccaaGAAGGGCTGTAAACGATACTGGACCAAAACAATCGAGAAGAAGTTGGCTAATCTGATAAACGCTGAAGAACGGAGAGACGTGTCATTGAAGGACTGCATGCGGCGGCTATTCTATAACTTTGATAAAAATTacaaggactggcaatctgctgtAGAGTGTATTGCAGTATTGG ACGTCTTGTTGTGTCTGGCTAACTATAGTCGAGGAGGTGATGGCCCTATGTGTCGTCCAGTAATCCTGTTGCCAGAAGATGACAATCCCCCCTTCTTAGAGCTTAAAGGATCACGCCACCCCTGCATTACGAAGACCTTTTTTGGAGATGACTTTATTCCTAATGATATCCTAATAGGCTgtgaggaagaggagggaaaTGGCAAAGCTTATTGTGTGCTTGTTACTGGACCAAATATGGGGGGCAAATCTACACTCATGAGGCAG GCTGGCCTGTTAGCTGTAATGGCCCAGATGGGTTGCTATGTACCTGCTGAAGTGTGCAGGCTCACACCGATTGATAGAGTGTTTACTAGACTTGGTGCCTCAGACAGAATAATGTCAG gtgaaagTACATTTTTTGTTGAGCTGAGTGAGACTGCCAGCATCCTGACACACGCGACCGCACATTCTCTGGTGCTTGTGGATGAACTAG GAAGAGGTACTGCAACATTTGATGGGACAGCAATAGCAGATGCAGTTGTTCAGGAACTCGCTGAGAACATAAAATGCCGTACACTGTTTTCTACTCACTACCACTCCTTAGTAGAAAATTATTCTCAAAATGTTGCCGTGCGCCTAGGACACATG gcatgCATGGTAGAAAACGAATGTGAAGACCCCAGCCAGGAGACTATTACCTTCCTCTATAAATTCATTAAGGGAGCCTGTCCTAAAAGCTACGGCTTTAATGCAGCCAGGCTTGCTAATCTCCCGGAGGAGGTCATCCAAAAGGGACACAGGAAAGCAAGAGAGTTTGAGAAGATGACCAAGTCACTGCGGTTATTTCG GGAAGTTTGCCTGGCTAGTGAAAGGTCAACTGTAGAGGTTGAAGCTGTCCATAAGTTGTTGACTTTGATTAAGGAATTATAG